A window of Methanomicrobia archaeon genomic DNA:
TCGCGGATGAGTGTTCCCCCCAGCGTATCGATCGCCGGACTCTCTGATGCGATCACGTAGCCGACATTCACACCGCGGCACTCGTCCGTGAGCGCACCGATGCACAACGGCTTGATCCCGAAAGGGTCCCTTACTGCCAGTAACATGCTGTCCATAAGGATCGCGAGTGAATAGGAGCCGACGACCCGTCGCATGACCTCCTTCAGTGCTGCGATAGGATCGTGTTCTACCAGTTCCCGTGCCAGCAGCTGCGCGATTACTTCCGTGTCGGTCTCCGAGTGAAAAATTCGGCCTTCTCGTTCCAGTTCTGCGCGTAACTCGCGGGTATTCACGAGATTGCCGTTGTGAGCAAGCGCAAATTCACCGTTCTGGTACTTGACGACCAGAGGTTCCGCGTTTTCCAGCAGCGGCGCTCCGGTCGTCGGATAGCGCACGTGACCGATCCCCATCGAGCCCTGCAGCGCGGCTAAGTGCTGTGGCGAGAAGACCTCAGCAACCAGCCCCATACCTCTTTCCGACCGAATCTCCTTCACCGGTGCACCGCGATTATCAGGATCTTCATCCGTGCTCATGCCACGGGAGACCGCGATACCCGCAGACTCCTGCCCGCGGTGTTGCAGCGCATAGAGCGCATAATACAGGGGCAGTGCAACGTCATCACTGCTATGGGCGATGCCCACGATCCCACAGGCTTCTCGCAACACCGTCGACTCGACACTGCTGGTCTTCATCTGCGTCTTCTCACCGCTCGCCGTTCGCGATACTCTCTCTGTCTTTCCCGTGTTATCCGCCGATTGTTGCCGTTCTCAGCCACCACGTTGCCTCTCGTACTATTCGTTCGGATAGTGGCGTTAGTTAATATCTCCTCAGCTCTCCTGTTCTCGTGCGAGCAGCGTTCCAGCGTCGCAAACGGTCACCCGTCATACGGGACCCATCCCGTTGCTGAAGGTGCTCGTTATCGGTTGTACCTTGCGATAGACCTCTTGTGGCTGTTTCCGGACGCCGTTGACTCTGAGGAGATCGTCGTCCACGGAAATACCGAAGAGCTGCTCGTTCTCCTGCAAATACGGCACGATGAGCTCCCAGTCCGCAGGTGTGACCGTGGAGAACGCTCCGCCGTTGAGCTGCTCCGCTACCACTCGGTGATGCGGATCCCGGATGTAAATCGCACCGCCGGAGGCGAGCGAGAAGAGATTGGAGCCCGGGTATGGTGTATCCTGCTCGTGAAAGCGGCCATGCTCATCTGGTTCAAGGCCATTAACTATCACGAAGCCACCGCCGTTCAGCGGATCACCGGCCATAAAGGACTCCGCGAGGTAATCGAGACAGGTTCCGTTGATGACCACCCGTGGCTTGCCCACGGCGTTGATGAGTGGTCTGCCTGCGGTATTGCCCAGCACGTATGCCTCACCGCCTTTAGCACCGTACATGAACGTCTGGCCGACGTCACCGAAGATCACGAGTTTACCGCTCTTAACGATCTGTCCGAGCTGATCCTGGCCATCGCCGTGCACGTACACCGCGGCACCATCGATCGATGAGCCGAGATAATCGCCCGCACTATCGTATACATCGATCCGTACCCCGGTGGTCTGAGCTCCCAATCCAGAGCCGCAAAACCGATGGCCCTGCGCGTTGTACACGACGAATTGACGCCAACCCTGCCGGTAAGCGGCAACGAGCAGTCGTGCGGCACTTTCTGCGCCTTCAGGCGGGCACTCCGCAACGTCCATGATCAACACGTCGCTTGCGGTACCTGGCGGTCGCAAGCAGTCCCTGGTCAACCAGCGGATAAGCTGATACCTCCCGTGGGTCTGCAGCGCGATCGAAGGTGTTGTTTCGAAGATCATATGGAGCGCTTCGCGGATCGCCTGGATGATCGAACTCCGCTTCTTGCTTCCCGTATCGTATCTGCGGTCATTGAGCAGTGTCAGCCCCGCAATCACCACGGTCTTTGCTTGCTCGTCCTGCTGCGCGTACCTTACCAGCTCGTTCAGCGTCCACCGCACCTGATTCCAATCCCAATCCTTCACGCCGCTGCTCAGGAATGCGAACAGCGCATCAGGGCGCTCCAGAGCAGCTTCAAGAAGCGCTCGATGGCTCCTGCTATCCGGTGGTTCGGTAACCGTGATCGTGAAATCGCCATGAGTCTGATTCTTCGGTGTAGTTATCAGTGCGCCGAATTTATTGGTACACTCGAGCGCTTTCGTCTCCGTGCCGCGCAGTGTGAATATAAAGGCGCCACCGTCGGTATAACTCCCGCCTCGAGCGTTCCAGTATCTGTCAGCGACTGAGGGGAAGCGTTCATCCTCCTCTGAGAGACTCTTCAGGGTCGCGTCGATCGCTTGCTTTTCCGATGCAATGAGCCCTATTTGCAGGTCGCTGTGCTCGACCAGCGCGAACACCTGTGGTCGCAGCATTGACGTGTCCGTTATTCCGATGAGCTGGAGGATCTTCTCGTACGGCTCGTTCCGGGCGACGATAAAGAACCAGGGGCCGTCAGGCGAGCCGTGGATATGCGCGGTCTGCACTGCGCGGTAGATCTTCTGCTTCTGCGGCGGGAGCAGATCGAAATCGCGCTCGGTGGTCGGCGCCATCGCCTCGATGAGATACTCCAACGGATAGCTGTACTCCCGGTTGAGCAGGTCGAAGAGGAGCACAGCAACTTCGGTGTCCGTGAGGAATAAGGGCACTCGCCCGCGTTGTACGAGGTACTCGACCACGGAGTGATAGTTCGCGAAGTCGCCGTTGTGTACAAACGCCTCATGCATACCCACGAAGGGGTGCGCGCCGCCGGGATGCCAGACCCTGCCTCGAGTGGGATATCGCTGGTGCGCGATCCAGATAAGGGCGCGGAACTCCTCGAGCTGGTAATACTGGATGATGCTCTCCGCGTACCCGACGATCTTCAGGATCATCATATTCCTGCCGTGCGAGAGCACGAATGCGCGTTTATCGCCGAGCGCGGCGTAGAATTTCTTGTTGATCCGGAAACTGTTCTGAAAGATCAAATGATCCTCGACCTTCCGGCGCTCCCACTCCTCCCGGCCGTGCGTCCTTATGTAAGCATCGATCACCTCCGCTTTGACCCGGACAAAATACCGCCACACCTCCGGCGGTTCGGTCTCGAGCCCGGCTATCGCGCGGTAATCAGCTACGGTCGGTAGCCGTTCGGCATGGTCAATGTCCAGATAGGGTGCAATGAACTCCGTTTCAAGCTCCTTACGTGCCGCTGGATCAAGTAGCGCGATCTGGAGCAGATAATCCTCTTCGAGTACAGATCGAGAAACGCCGAGATCCTCGTGCGAGAGGCCAACCGCAGCGACGCCGCCACCTTTTCCGTTGCCACGGTTATGCATCTGATACGCAGGTTTGAAGATATGCTTGCCCTTGACGAGCGCTGTGGAGGCAAAGCCCACAACGCCACAGCCACCTTCAGCCTCGGTACTATAATACACGCTCATTAGGTCTCACCTCCTTATCAGTTGGATAATCAAGATGCAGCAGACAGTCGTATCGCCCCACGAGCTCCCTGACACTCCGCATGCCAAGCTTGCTGAGGATCTCGGCGAATATGCTTTGCCACGCGGCGTAAAGGTTGATGAGGCGTTGCGCGCCCCATTCCACGTCGAGCGCTCTGGTAAGCTCAGGATCAGTGGTTGCGATGCCACGCGGGCAGCCTCTGCTCGATTCACAACTCCCACAGCGTACGCAGCCCAGCGCCACGAGTTCAGTGGTGCCGAGCGCCACGCCGTCCGCGCCCAGTGCAATCGCCTTGGCCGCATCATAAGCGGTTCGTATGCCGCCACTGGCGATCACTGTCATCCTGTCCCTGATCCCTTCCTCTTTGAGGAACGCATGCACTTTCGGTATTGCATACTCGATCGGCATGGCGATATTCTTCTTCGCAATGTCCGGTGCAGCACCCGTGCCGCCGTAGCTCCCGTCGAGATGGATAATGTGTGCACCGGCATAATAGCTACCCACGGCTACCATATCCACGTCTCGTGCGGTCGAGACCTTCACGGAGACGAGCGCTTTGGGATTGATCGTCTTTATCCAATCGATGTGTTTCTCGTGATCCTCCACCGAATAGACGCTGTGGAACGGAAACGGCGAGAACAAGCTGCATCCGGGTACTGCTTCCCGCATACGAGCGACGTCTGCAGTCACTTTATCGCCCAGAAGATGCCCGCCAAGGCCTGGTTTCGCGCCCTGCGCGTACTTGAGCTCGACGATCTTGACCCGCTGGATGGTCTCCTCAGAGACGCCGAAGAGCCCGGTTGCGACCTGGGTGATCATGTTATCGTTGTAGTCCCGTAACGGCTCGGGATAGCCACCCTCACCGGTGCAGGTAAAGGTGCCCCAGGCCTGCGCTGCTTTTGCACGTGCGAGCATGACCGAGAGGCTGATCGAGCCAAAGGACATGCCGCCACCGTAGAACGGCACCGCGATCCTGAGCTGCTCCCCTGCTCTCTTATTCAGGTCAATCGCGGTGCTTACCGCGGCCCTATCTTCCACCTCGCCGCGCTCCGCGCTCGCGAACGCGAAGAAAATACGGTCGAACCCGCCACCCGAGTCGCCAATCTCGTAGCGAAGTCCCCGGAGCGGTAATCCGGTCTCTGCTTGCTTCCAGGTGCCGAGGATCAGATCGCGGGTCCACCGCCGGTCGCCGATGGTGCGGTACAGTGGGTTTTCGGCCAACGAGAGCGCTTTCCGGGGGCACTGGTCGACGCAGTAAAAGGGTTCATCCTCGCAGGCGTGGCCGATGCAGCGATAGCTTACCGGCTTCGCAATCCTGTTGAAGCCCGCTTTTCGCTCGTGCACGCCAAACGGACATACGCTCGCGCACATGCCGCAATTGATGCAGCTCGCTACCGCTCGCCTTACTTCCACCTCGCCGATCTCGTGCAAAAATCGTGAGGGGGCTAATCTAATTTCAGGCTGTTGCATGAGAGATCACCTCCTTTATGAATATTCGATCAAATGTCTCCTTCTGTATTTCCTCACAGATGATCGCCCTGCCGATCTCGCCGCGGAGTCTTCGCACTTCTCGCAAGCCCATAGCTCCGAGTACCTCGAGGAGCTGGTTCCGCCATGCAGCCATAAGGTTGACGATCCGCTGCGCGCCATAGTCAGGGTCAAGGTCCGTCAACCCCACCGGGCACGCTCTTCCGTGCAAACAATTACGGCAATACTGGCATTCGAGCGCGAGGAGCAGCGGGACGTCGATGGCCGTGAGATCCGCGCCGCAGAGTACTGCTTTGGCCACATGCTCGGGCAGTGCGATACCTCCACTCGCAACGAGGGTCACCCTATCTCGTATCTTGAGGTCGACCAGATGGCGATGGACCGTGCGAATCATATCGGTAACGAATCGCGGCTCAGTCGAAGACTCAAAGGTCCTTCCATTACGGTCCGCGCAGAGGTGAATGACGTCAACGCCTCCGAGCACTAATTCTGCCACGATCTCATCCACCGCCTCAGCAGCCGGTACCCGTACCGAGATGATACTCCCGGGGTTTATGCTCCTCGCATCCGCTACAGCCTTCAGCACAGCACGATCATAGGTGAATTCGACCATGGGCGCTGTTTTAAGATGCGACTCCAGCTCCCTGCGCGGGGTCTGCAGATCCGGCTTGGAAACCGCGGTGTACACGGGCACAAGATGTGCCGCATACCTCCGCTCGTACCACTCCCCAGCGTCCACGAGCAGGAGCGTATCGAGCGTAGCGGCAGCTTTCGCTAGTGCCTCATACACATTCGCGCTCCTGCCAAATGGCGGCCGCTCGAAGATGATCGGAAGCGGAACACTGCGTGTACGCGGGAGTGGTACGGCGATCTTCCCCTGCTCGTCAAAGGTGAGTGCCCGCACGTTACTGCCGATGTCCACCGAGGTGCTGATGTACTCCCGCCCGTGAATGCCATCCCTGGTTGGTCGCACGATCTCTGACATATCGGTCCACATACCGTCGAACCCGGAACCCGAGAACGGTCCTGCATAGCCTGCACCGGATACCGGAACCTTGCCCGTCTCCGCCTGATACCAGGTTGTGGTGATGATCTCCGGAGTCCAGTAGGGATCACCCAGCTGTGCATAGGTCTCATTGTGGACGAGGGTTAAGGCCGCTCGCGGGCATTCCTGCACGCAGCAAAAGCAGCCCTTACAGCGTTGACTCGCGGGGTCCGCCATGCGTCGCGGGTCCGCCTCGAGCCGCTGGTGCACGCCGTAGATGCACACGTTTGCGCACCGGCCACACTTGATGCACTCCTCACCCCGCACGATCACGTACTTCCCCGGGGGTGGAACGACGCGTGGCGGGGCAGGTAAGACGGTGATATTATACTTCCTGGGCATGTACACACCTCCAGTACGCGGGACTATCCTCCGCAGTCGAGACGAATTCCCGTATTGCCCGATCAGGTCTTCCAAACTGCAACTCAAGCCGCTGCTCCAGCTCTTCCCACGCTGCTACCAGATCCAGGTCATTCTGACAGACCTCACGGCAGAGCCCGCAGTGCAGGCAGAGGAAAGCCTTCTCAGCCTCCTGCATCGAGACCTGACCCCCCTCATGCAGCTTTTTCGCGAGGTACAGTTTGTTCTTCGGAATGAGCGCGTCATCATGCGTAACCGCGTACGCGGGGCATTGAGCAGCACAACTGCCGCATTTCACACAGGAGTACAGGGTCTTCTCCAATACTGATTCGTGATGGTGTTCCTCACCTGAGCGTGCCATGAGTGGTGTGAAGAGTGACGCGCCGCGAATGAGCAGTCTGAACAGGCTCGGGGTGAAGAGCAGATCCGGAATAACCCCCCATCTGGTTCGCACCGCGAAGAATTTGTTCGGATTCAGGATGGTGCACGGATCGACCTTCCGCTTGTATGCTCGATAGGCCCGCAGTATCTGCGGATCAAGCTTATGGGTAATAAAGGGCGCGTTCCAGATCCCGAGGTTATACGGCGCTCCGCCCTGTTTGATCCCGAGCATGGTGAGTCGCGGAACGAGTGCGAGATGGGCGAGGTATCGCCACGAATCCCGTACGTCAGAGAGGAACGAGAGTAGCACCAGCGCGTCTGTTTCGCCCAGCATGTGTGCTTCCGCCTGAAGATCGAGCCCATACCGCTTTGTTATCCATCTCGCCCTGTTCAGATAGGCAGCCACGTACCTCAGTGGCATGATAAGCTCGCAGGCTAAGAGGGTCGGCTGAGTGCTGCGCCGCTTCATCGGGAAGAGTCGTTCATGCCAGAGGTATCGTGCCAGATACTCGTCCGCGGCAATACCGCGATTCTTTGCGAACTGCCTGAATGGCAACGCCGCATCGTGAGATTCCAGTGCCACCAGGACCGCATCACGCTCTGCATAGAGCGCTTCACCCATCTGCTTATTCACCTCCTTGAGGTGGTGGGCATCGAGGTACTTGATGTGGTACGGTCTGATCTTCGATTGGATCAGCTCGGTCACGAACGTGAGTGCTGCATCGACACCGCCGAAATACAGAAGCTGTGGGAGCACCTGCTCAGGCATCTTCCGTAATCTAAGCGTAGCAGCGAGCAGGATGCCGAACTGCCCTTCGGTACCGAAAAACAGGGCGAACTCCTTATCCGCCGCAGTAAAGAGCCGCACATCACCCGCGGGAAAGAGCATCTCGATCGATTCGATCTGCTCTTTAAGGTGCCCGAACTGAAAGCTTCCGATCCCGTAGCCGCCGGAGGCGATCCACCCCCCCACAGTGGAGAAGAAGCTCGAAGGGTACACGCGCAGCGAGAGCCCTTCCTGCTGCGCAGCCGCTTCTATCGCTGACCATCGAGTTCCTGTTTGTACCGTGATCGTCTTCTGCTCCCTGTTCAGCTCGAGAATACTGTTCAGAGCAGAGAGGTCAAGAGCGATCCCTTTTTTCGTGGGTACCACACCACCAAGTCCCGAAGAGCCTGCGCCCCGTGGAAAGAGTGCCACCTTTTCTGCGCTTGCGAATCGAACGACTTTGATGAGTGCATCAACGGTTTGCGGCTGCACTACCAGCTGTGGTGTGGTCTCGAAGAGACGGTGTGCAAAGGGGACCGAGCCGACGTCCGTGGAGTAGAGCTCGCGCTCAAAGGCGTCGGTGCGTATTCGCGCTTCATCACCCAGCAGCGCATTCAGTTCCAGCTTCAACTTCTTCACGTTCATGCCGCTCCTCCTCTCTACCGTTAGCTAACGATCCCCGTTGCGTGGTTCATTTATGTATGCTTGCGGGCTTAGAGCACACTCAGGTACTCTTGCAGCTCCCATTCCGATACGGTGATACGATACCTGTCCCACTCGACGTTCTTCGAAATGATGAAGTTGGTGAAGATGTGCTCGCCTAACGCTTCCCGTACCAGGGCGCTCTGCTCGGTCAGTGCAAGTGCCTCGATCAAGCTTCCGGGTAGCGCGGTTATCCCGTGCTGCTTCTTCTCCTCAGCGGTCATCACATACACATCCTTCTCCATCGGTGCGGGCAACTCATACCTGTTCTTGATCCCCGCTAACCCGGCCGCGAGCATGACCGAGAACGCCAGATACGGATTACACGCCGGATCTGGGCTGCGGTATTCTACCCGGGTTGCTTTCTCTTTACCCGGCTTGTACATCGGCACCCGCACGAGTGTCGAGCGATTGCGCCGTGCCCATGAGATATATACGGGGGCCTCATAGCCCGGCACCAGGCGCTTATACGAGTTCACAAATTGGTTGGTGACTGCCGTTATCTCGGGCGCATGTCTGAGCAGCCCGGCGATATAGCCGCGGCAGAGCGCTGAGAGACCATACTCGTCCTCAGGGTCAAAGAACGCGTTCTTATCATCCGCAAAGAGTGATTGGTGCGTGTGCATTCCCGATCCGTTCACCCCGAAGATCGGTTTCGGCATGAACGAGGCATAGTACCCGTACTTCTGCGCTATCTCCTTCACCACGATCCGATAGGTCATCACCTGGTCTGCCATCGTCAGTGCGTCCTTATACCTGAGGTCGATCTCGTGCTGCGAGGGCGCGACCTCATGATGGCTGTATTCCACCTCGATCCCCATCGCTTCCAGTGTTAAGATCGTATCCCGCCGGAGGTCGCTGCCCGCATCCAGCGTGGTCAGATCGAAGTATCCGCCGTGATCAAGCACTTCCGTGTTGCCATTCTGCTTGAAGTAGAAATACTCCAGCTCCGGCCCCAGATAGAAGGTTAAACCCTTCTGCTTCAACTGGTCCAGGTTCCTTTTCAACGCGTACCTTGGATCGCCCGCATAGGGGCTGCCATCCGGTTGCAGGATATCGCAGAACATCCGTGCCACCGCATGCTCCTTTGGCCGCCAAGGGACGATCTGAAAGGTAGCGGGATCAGGCTTCGCCAGCATATCACTCTCATCAATCCGCGCAAATCCCTGTATCGAAGATCCATCGAACCCCATCCCCTCGTCAAATGCGCCTTCCAATTCCCGTGGTGTGATGGCGAAGCTCTTCAACTGGCCCAGGATGTCCGTAAACCACAGGCGTACGAACTTTATCCCTCCGTTCGAGAGCGCTTCAAACACACCGTCCTTTGTCTTTACGTTACCTTCTTTTTCCATTCTATAGTACACCTCTAAATTATTATTCAGAGTATCCTCTTTTTATTCTATTTGAGAAATAAGCACAACAAGTATGAACGAATATGAATATTAGTTGCCACCAATGGATCATACTATAGTAGTAGTAATAGAAACTAGTTAAGGCCAATTGAGCGGTATTCATAACAGTTATGAAATTATATGAATGGGTATGTTTCATTACTGCACTTGTAAAATAGTAAACCTGCTCAGTGATACGTATTTAAATATTATGAGTGATCTATAGTAGAAATAAGACTATGCCACCACCAGAACGGATCACGGTAGCCATGGATGAGGATACCTTCAAGATGTTTAAGAAGATGCAGGCTGAGCTGGGGATCTCGCAGAGCGAGCTTGTCCGCGAGGCGTTACGCTTCTATGGCAAGCACCGCACGCTCTTCGAATCGATTGAGGATCGAAAGGTGTACACGCACGCGGAGATGCTCCGGCTGGGTGAGCACGTCATCATGGATATCGACCACTGGCTGCTCTTCTTGAAGTTCGTGGACACGCATCCGGATAAGGAGCAGTTCTGGGAATTGAACAAGACGATCAGTGCAGCGCATGCAGAGCAGTTCAAGCACCAGTACTTCCGGGTCGAGGCGGTGCTCAGGCGACTGGAGGCCTGCAACTTCTTTGCACTCACACCGGTCTCGAAGAACGAGTATACGCTCATCTTGAGTTCAGACATCCTCAAGCACTTTGTGAAGACGATGCTGGCGGAGACCTTGACGGGCATGGGCTTCCGTGTGGAGCTGAAAGAGGATCTGGCAAAGTTGCGCTTGAAAGTCCTGGACGAAGGTCAGAAGCAGTAACGGAGGATTCAGAGACGCGAGCTATGCAGGAAGAGCGATCTGAGCGCGAGAAGGACAAGGTGGTAGTACTGGACTTTGGTGGGCAGTACAGCCACCTGATCGTGCGGCGGTGCCGTGAATTGGGCGTTTATACCGAGCTTATGCCCTATGACGTCTCCATTACGGAGCTTGAGCGCGGCGTGCAGCGGAATAGAGGAGAAGGCAAGATCCGCGGGATCATACTCTCCGGCAGCCCGTTCGGCGTTCACGAGCCTGATAGTCCCCGCTGCAGTACCCGGATCGTGGATCTGGGCGTGCCGTTGCTGGGGATCTGTTATGGTGCGCAACTGCTCGCAGCACTGCTGGGCGGCGTGGTAACCACGGGCGGTAAGGGCGAATTCGGGCGTTCAGAGCTCATGTTTACCGACTCAGCACTCTTTGAGGGCGTGAGTGAGACCGGCACGACCCCTGTCTGGATGTCGCACGGTGATGTGATCGAGCGATTCGAGGGCGCGGAGATACTGGGCTCGGCGGCAAACGCGCCCGTTGCTGCTTTTCGGATACGCGAGCGGATCTACGGGGTGCAGTTCCATCCCGAGGTGCACCACACGGAAAGGGGTGACAGAATCCTCTGGAATTTCCTGTATTCCATTTGCGACTGCGAACGGAACTGGACGATCGCCGCCTTTGTTGCAGAGGCGATCACCACGATTCGCGCGGAGGTGGGCCCCGACGGTAAGGTACTTTGTGGGCTCAGCGGGGGCATTGACTCCTCCACCACAGCGGTCCTCGTATATAAGGCCATCGGCGATCGATTGACCTGCATCTTCGTGGATAACGGTCTGCTGCGGGAAGGTGAGCGGGAAGAGGTTGAGAAC
This region includes:
- a CDS encoding glutamine synthetase translates to MEKEGNVKTKDGVFEALSNGGIKFVRLWFTDILGQLKSFAITPRELEGAFDEGMGFDGSSIQGFARIDESDMLAKPDPATFQIVPWRPKEHAVARMFCDILQPDGSPYAGDPRYALKRNLDQLKQKGLTFYLGPELEYFYFKQNGNTEVLDHGGYFDLTTLDAGSDLRRDTILTLEAMGIEVEYSHHEVAPSQHEIDLRYKDALTMADQVMTYRIVVKEIAQKYGYYASFMPKPIFGVNGSGMHTHQSLFADDKNAFFDPEDEYGLSALCRGYIAGLLRHAPEITAVTNQFVNSYKRLVPGYEAPVYISWARRNRSTLVRVPMYKPGKEKATRVEYRSPDPACNPYLAFSVMLAAGLAGIKNRYELPAPMEKDVYVMTAEEKKQHGITALPGSLIEALALTEQSALVREALGEHIFTNFIISKNVEWDRYRITVSEWELQEYLSVL
- a CDS encoding FMN-binding glutamate synthase family protein, translating into MQQPEIRLAPSRFLHEIGEVEVRRAVASCINCGMCASVCPFGVHERKAGFNRIAKPVSYRCIGHACEDEPFYCVDQCPRKALSLAENPLYRTIGDRRWTRDLILGTWKQAETGLPLRGLRYEIGDSGGGFDRIFFAFASAERGEVEDRAAVSTAIDLNKRAGEQLRIAVPFYGGGMSFGSISLSVMLARAKAAQAWGTFTCTGEGGYPEPLRDYNDNMITQVATGLFGVSEETIQRVKIVELKYAQGAKPGLGGHLLGDKVTADVARMREAVPGCSLFSPFPFHSVYSVEDHEKHIDWIKTINPKALVSVKVSTARDVDMVAVGSYYAGAHIIHLDGSYGGTGAAPDIAKKNIAMPIEYAIPKVHAFLKEEGIRDRMTVIASGGIRTAYDAAKAIALGADGVALGTTELVALGCVRCGSCESSRGCPRGIATTDPELTRALDVEWGAQRLINLYAAWQSIFAEILSKLGMRSVRELVGRYDCLLHLDYPTDKEVRPNERVL
- a CDS encoding glutamate synthase, which encodes MSVYYSTEAEGGCGVVGFASTALVKGKHIFKPAYQMHNRGNGKGGGVAAVGLSHEDLGVSRSVLEEDYLLQIALLDPAARKELETEFIAPYLDIDHAERLPTVADYRAIAGLETEPPEVWRYFVRVKAEVIDAYIRTHGREEWERRKVEDHLIFQNSFRINKKFYAALGDKRAFVLSHGRNMMILKIVGYAESIIQYYQLEEFRALIWIAHQRYPTRGRVWHPGGAHPFVGMHEAFVHNGDFANYHSVVEYLVQRGRVPLFLTDTEVAVLLFDLLNREYSYPLEYLIEAMAPTTERDFDLLPPQKQKIYRAVQTAHIHGSPDGPWFFIVARNEPYEKILQLIGITDTSMLRPQVFALVEHSDLQIGLIASEKQAIDATLKSLSEEDERFPSVADRYWNARGGSYTDGGAFIFTLRGTETKALECTNKFGALITTPKNQTHGDFTITVTEPPDSRSHRALLEAALERPDALFAFLSSGVKDWDWNQVRWTLNELVRYAQQDEQAKTVVIAGLTLLNDRRYDTGSKKRSSIIQAIREALHMIFETTPSIALQTHGRYQLIRWLTRDCLRPPGTASDVLIMDVAECPPEGAESAARLLVAAYRQGWRQFVVYNAQGHRFCGSGLGAQTTGVRIDVYDSAGDYLGSSIDGAAVYVHGDGQDQLGQIVKSGKLVIFGDVGQTFMYGAKGGEAYVLGNTAGRPLINAVGKPRVVINGTCLDYLAESFMAGDPLNGGGFVIVNGLEPDEHGRFHEQDTPYPGSNLFSLASGGAIYIRDPHHRVVAEQLNGGAFSTVTPADWELIVPYLQENEQLFGISVDDDLLRVNGVRKQPQEVYRKVQPITSTFSNGMGPV
- a CDS encoding FAD-binding oxidoreductase, with protein sequence MNVKKLKLELNALLGDEARIRTDAFERELYSTDVGSVPFAHRLFETTPQLVVQPQTVDALIKVVRFASAEKVALFPRGAGSSGLGGVVPTKKGIALDLSALNSILELNREQKTITVQTGTRWSAIEAAAQQEGLSLRVYPSSFFSTVGGWIASGGYGIGSFQFGHLKEQIESIEMLFPAGDVRLFTAADKEFALFFGTEGQFGILLAATLRLRKMPEQVLPQLLYFGGVDAALTFVTELIQSKIRPYHIKYLDAHHLKEVNKQMGEALYAERDAVLVALESHDAALPFRQFAKNRGIAADEYLARYLWHERLFPMKRRSTQPTLLACELIMPLRYVAAYLNRARWITKRYGLDLQAEAHMLGETDALVLLSFLSDVRDSWRYLAHLALVPRLTMLGIKQGGAPYNLGIWNAPFITHKLDPQILRAYRAYKRKVDPCTILNPNKFFAVRTRWGVIPDLLFTPSLFRLLIRGASLFTPLMARSGEEHHHESVLEKTLYSCVKCGSCAAQCPAYAVTHDDALIPKNKLYLAKKLHEGGQVSMQEAEKAFLCLHCGLCREVCQNDLDLVAAWEELEQRLELQFGRPDRAIREFVSTAEDSPAYWRCVHAQEV
- a CDS encoding CopG family transcriptional regulator, which gives rise to MPPPERITVAMDEDTFKMFKKMQAELGISQSELVREALRFYGKHRTLFESIEDRKVYTHAEMLRLGEHVIMDIDHWLLFLKFVDTHPDKEQFWELNKTISAAHAEQFKHQYFRVEAVLRRLEACNFFALTPVSKNEYTLILSSDILKHFVKTMLAETLTGMGFRVELKEDLAKLRLKVLDEGQKQ
- the guaA gene encoding glutamine-hydrolyzing GMP synthase, which codes for MQEERSEREKDKVVVLDFGGQYSHLIVRRCRELGVYTELMPYDVSITELERGVQRNRGEGKIRGIILSGSPFGVHEPDSPRCSTRIVDLGVPLLGICYGAQLLAALLGGVVTTGGKGEFGRSELMFTDSALFEGVSETGTTPVWMSHGDVIERFEGAEILGSAANAPVAAFRIRERIYGVQFHPEVHHTERGDRILWNFLYSICDCERNWTIAAFVAEAITTIRAEVGPDGKVLCGLSGGIDSSTTAVLVYKAIGDRLTCIFVDNGLLREGEREEVENTFRKSFKMNLIVVDAQSRFLEALKGVRDAEAKRKVIGELFITIFEEAAQKLGDVAFLAQGTIYPDRIESAKAGSARSSRIKSHHNVGALPERLGFTLIEPIEELYKDEVREVAKDLGIPAQIRNQHPFPGPGLAARIMGAVTEEKLRICRDASRIVEEELKRSGWYDKVWQAFATVGDDFATGVLGDARKEGRLVTIRVVESKEAMTADFVKLPYELLERMSNRITNEVKGVTWVTYAISSKPPATIEPC